In Oscillatoria acuminata PCC 6304, a single window of DNA contains:
- a CDS encoding Uma2 family endonuclease encodes MALSRDGDRYELVNGEVIEIGNSGMEHGYIACILVAALITIVKPNKLGAICDSSTAFTLKNGNKRAPDVSFVAKNRLQGLTRPPRGFFQGSPDLAIEILSPSNTVEEIHSKIVEYFENETQLVWLIHPDEKFVLVYHTPETDGFLRSGDRLDGEDIIPGFFLAVSELFETWDW; translated from the coding sequence ATGGCCTTATCCCGAGATGGCGATCGGTACGAGTTAGTCAATGGGGAAGTCATAGAAATCGGAAATTCCGGGATGGAACATGGCTATATTGCCTGCATTTTAGTAGCGGCTTTAATCACAATAGTCAAACCCAATAAACTCGGGGCAATTTGCGATTCCAGTACAGCCTTTACCCTAAAAAATGGCAATAAACGCGCTCCAGATGTTTCATTTGTCGCCAAAAACCGCTTGCAAGGGTTAACCCGACCCCCCCGAGGATTTTTTCAAGGCTCACCGGATCTAGCCATTGAAATTTTATCTCCCAGCAATACTGTGGAAGAAATTCATAGTAAAATCGTAGAATATTTCGAGAATGAAACTCAGTTAGTCTGGTTGATTCATCCCGATGAAAAGTTTGTCTTAGTTTACCATACCCCCGAAACCGATGGTTTTTTGCGCTCCGGCGATCGGCTCGATGGAGAAGACATTATCCCCGGTTTTTTCCTAGCTGTTTCCGAGCTATTTGAAACCTGGGATTGGTAA
- the psbB gene encoding photosystem II chlorophyll-binding protein CP47: MGLPWYRVHTVVLNDPGRLIAVHLMHTALVAGWAGSMALYELAIFDPSDPVLNPMWRQGMFVMPFMARLGVTDSWRGWSITGQSAADVGFWSFEGVATAHILLSGLLFLAACWHWVYWDLELFTDPRTGEPALDLPKMFGIHLFLSGLLCFGFGAFHLTGLFGPGMWISDPYGLTGHIQPVAPEWGPDGFNPFNPGGIVAHHIAAGIVGIIAGIFHLSVRPPERLYRALRMGNIETVLSSSIAAVFFAAFIVAGTMWYGSATTPIELFGPTRYQWDSNYFQQEIDRRVQTSLAQGDSLDEAWSQIPEKLAFYDYVGNNPAKGGLFRVGPMNTGDGLALGWLGHPVFKDGEGRVLSVRRLPNFFETFPVVLTDSDGIVRADIPFRRAESKYSFEQTGVTASFYGGELNGQTISEPALVKQYARKAQLGEPFAFDRETLNSDGVFRTSTRGWFTYGHACFALLFFFGHIWHGSRTIFRDVFAGIDPDLEEQVEFGLFQKVGDVSTRKQEV, translated from the coding sequence ATGGGACTACCCTGGTATCGAGTACATACAGTCGTTTTAAACGATCCGGGTCGGTTGATTGCCGTTCACCTGATGCACACAGCTCTGGTGGCAGGTTGGGCCGGTTCAATGGCCCTTTATGAATTGGCGATTTTCGATCCGAGCGATCCCGTCCTGAACCCCATGTGGCGTCAGGGGATGTTCGTCATGCCCTTCATGGCTCGCCTGGGGGTAACGGATTCTTGGAGAGGCTGGAGCATTACCGGCCAAAGCGCCGCTGACGTCGGATTCTGGTCATTTGAAGGGGTTGCTACTGCCCATATTCTCCTGTCCGGATTGCTGTTCCTAGCAGCTTGCTGGCACTGGGTTTATTGGGATTTGGAACTGTTCACCGATCCCCGCACCGGCGAACCCGCCCTGGACTTGCCCAAAATGTTTGGCATCCACTTATTCTTATCGGGTCTGCTGTGCTTCGGATTTGGAGCATTTCACCTCACAGGTTTATTCGGACCGGGGATGTGGATTTCTGACCCTTATGGCTTAACGGGACATATTCAACCCGTTGCGCCGGAGTGGGGACCCGATGGCTTTAACCCCTTTAATCCGGGTGGTATCGTGGCTCACCACATTGCAGCGGGGATTGTTGGCATTATTGCTGGCATTTTCCACTTATCTGTACGTCCGCCTGAGCGGTTGTACCGAGCGCTGCGGATGGGGAACATTGAAACCGTGCTCTCTAGCAGTATCGCTGCGGTCTTTTTCGCCGCTTTCATCGTCGCCGGTACCATGTGGTACGGTTCTGCCACCACTCCGATCGAACTGTTTGGTCCAACCCGCTATCAGTGGGATAGCAATTACTTCCAGCAGGAAATTGATCGGCGCGTGCAAACTTCCCTGGCTCAAGGGGATAGCTTAGATGAAGCCTGGTCTCAGATTCCTGAGAAACTGGCGTTCTATGATTACGTCGGCAACAACCCCGCCAAAGGTGGTCTGTTCCGCGTAGGCCCCATGAACACTGGCGATGGACTCGCCCTAGGTTGGTTGGGTCATCCCGTGTTTAAAGATGGTGAAGGTCGGGTACTCTCAGTGCGTCGTCTTCCCAACTTCTTTGAAACCTTCCCAGTGGTCTTGACTGACTCCGATGGGATTGTGCGCGCTGATATTCCTTTCCGTCGGGCTGAATCTAAATACAGCTTTGAGCAAACCGGCGTAACGGCGAGCTTCTACGGTGGGGAACTCAATGGACAAACCATTAGCGAACCCGCTTTAGTCAAGCAGTATGCTCGGAAAGCTCAGTTAGGCGAACCGTTTGCCTTCGATCGCGAAACCCTCAACTCTGATGGGGTGTTCCGCACGAGCACTCGCGGTTGGTTTACTTATGGCCATGCCTGCTTTGCTTTGCTGTTCTTCTTCGGTCATATCTGGCACGGGTCTCGGACGATTTTCCGCGATGTGTTTGCCGGGATCGACCCGGATCTGGAAGAACAGGTCGAGTTTGGTCTGTTCCAAAAAGTCGGGGATGTTTCAACCCGCAAACAAGAAGTTTAG
- a CDS encoding photosystem II reaction center protein T: MQSVAYILILTLAIGVLFFAIAFREPPRIGK; the protein is encoded by the coding sequence ATGCAGAGTGTCGCTTACATCTTAATTCTGACTTTAGCCATCGGTGTGCTGTTCTTTGCGATCGCCTTCCGTGAACCCCCTCGCATTGGCAAGTAA
- the nrdR gene encoding transcriptional regulator NrdR, which produces MRCPFCQHTDSRVLESRSAEAGQSVRRRRECLLCNRRFTTYERIEYVPITVVKRDGSRESFDRSKLLRGIVRACEKTGVESGQIENLVDEIEAQLQQQRFRREVTSNDIGELVLSQLQAVSEVAYIRFASVYRQFQGIRDFVETLNDLQNQSDRLGSDRSPTPEEDNSPRKSADDPRQLTLNDSPQDSPPVSSLAQA; this is translated from the coding sequence ATGCGATGTCCATTTTGCCAGCATACTGACAGTCGGGTGCTAGAATCTCGCTCCGCTGAAGCCGGTCAAAGCGTCCGGCGTCGCCGGGAGTGTCTCCTGTGCAACCGTCGCTTTACCACTTATGAACGGATTGAATATGTCCCGATCACCGTGGTTAAACGAGATGGCTCCCGCGAATCGTTTGATCGCTCGAAGTTACTGCGCGGGATTGTTCGCGCTTGTGAAAAAACCGGCGTTGAGTCTGGACAAATTGAAAATTTAGTCGATGAAATCGAAGCTCAATTGCAGCAACAGCGATTTAGACGAGAAGTCACGAGCAATGATATCGGAGAATTGGTCCTTTCTCAATTGCAAGCGGTCAGTGAAGTGGCCTATATCCGCTTTGCCTCGGTCTATCGACAATTCCAAGGGATTCGGGATTTTGTGGAAACCTTAAATGACTTGCAAAATCAAAGCGATCGCCTAGGGAGTGACCGCTCACCTACCCCGGAAGAAGACAATTCCCCTCGAAAATCTGCCGATGATCCCAGGCAGTTAACGCTTAATGATTCTCCCCAGGATTCTCCCCCGGTCTCTTCTCTAGCTCAAGCCTAG
- a CDS encoding 30S ribosomal protein S1, whose protein sequence is MVNQNTVAKDVGFTHEDFAALLDKYDYHFSPGDVVAGTVFSLEPRGALIDIGAKTAAYIPIQEMSINRVDAPDEVLQSNETREFFILTDENEDGQLTLSIRRIEYMRAWERVRQLQTEDATVRSQVFATNRGGALVRIEGLRGFIPGSHISTRKPKEELVGEELPLKFLEVDEDRNRLVLSHRRALVERKMNRLEVGEVVIGTVRGIKPYGAFIDIGGVSGLLHISEISHDHIDTPHSVFNVNDELKVMIIDLDAERGRISLSTKQLEPEPGDMVKNRQSVFDRAEEMAQKFREQMRAKQQGQQEQPAVPVTPVEQPIVEQPVTEEAAVQEPVTEEAAVQEPVVTEEAAVQEPVAEEAAVQEPVAEEAAVQEPVAEEAAVQEPVTEEAAVQEPVTEEAAVQEPVAEEAPEETSVAQEEVSAVTEE, encoded by the coding sequence ATGGTCAATCAGAACACAGTCGCCAAAGATGTAGGCTTTACTCACGAGGATTTTGCAGCTCTTCTCGACAAATATGACTATCACTTTAGCCCAGGCGATGTCGTCGCCGGTACAGTATTCAGTCTAGAGCCGAGGGGCGCTCTGATTGACATTGGTGCAAAAACAGCGGCATATATCCCCATTCAGGAAATGTCAATCAACCGGGTTGACGCTCCTGATGAAGTCTTGCAATCGAACGAAACTCGCGAGTTCTTTATCCTCACCGATGAGAACGAAGATGGGCAGCTAACCTTAAGCATCCGCCGCATTGAATATATGCGGGCTTGGGAACGAGTTCGCCAGTTGCAAACTGAAGACGCCACCGTGCGCTCTCAGGTCTTTGCAACCAATCGCGGGGGAGCACTGGTTCGCATTGAAGGGTTGCGCGGCTTCATTCCAGGGTCCCATATTAGCACCCGCAAACCGAAAGAAGAATTGGTTGGAGAAGAACTCCCCTTGAAATTCTTAGAAGTAGACGAAGACCGCAATCGTCTGGTTCTATCCCATCGTCGAGCGTTGGTTGAGCGCAAGATGAACCGCTTGGAAGTCGGCGAAGTCGTCATCGGTACAGTTCGCGGCATCAAACCCTACGGGGCCTTTATCGATATCGGCGGAGTCAGCGGTTTGCTGCACATTTCGGAAATTTCCCACGATCACATCGATACTCCCCACAGTGTCTTCAATGTCAATGACGAGCTCAAGGTGATGATCATTGACTTGGATGCAGAACGGGGTCGCATCTCCCTCTCTACCAAGCAACTCGAACCTGAACCCGGGGATATGGTCAAAAACCGGCAGTCGGTGTTCGATCGCGCTGAAGAAATGGCTCAGAAGTTCCGCGAACAAATGCGGGCCAAGCAGCAAGGGCAACAAGAGCAGCCAGCAGTTCCGGTGACTCCCGTGGAACAACCCATAGTGGAACAACCCGTAACTGAAGAAGCTGCGGTTCAAGAACCTGTAACTGAAGAAGCTGCGGTTCAAGAACCTGTAGTAACTGAAGAAGCGGCGGTTCAAGAACCCGTGGCTGAAGAAGCTGCGGTTCAAGAACCTGTGGCTGAAGAAGCTGCGGTTCAAGAACCTGTGGCTGAAGAAGCTGCGGTTCAAGAACCTGTAACTGAAGAAGCTGCGGTTCAAGAACCTGTAACTGAAGAAGCTGCGGTTCAAGAACCCGTCGCTGAAGAAGCACCAGAGGAAACTTCGGTTGCTCAAGAGGAAGTCTCTGCCGTTACCGAAGAATAA
- a CDS encoding HAD family hydrolase: MITIQCRDIKFERIEAVIFDKDGTLEDSEDFLRLLGHKRSRIIDARVPGTGDPLLMAFGLTNNTLDPTGLLAVGSRGETEIAAAAYIAETGRGWLDALEIARAAFDEADEFFKKNATPSPLFVGCLEAIVNLSQAGLKLGILSAASTERVQAFAQHYQLDTYLQLQMGVDSGPSKPDPALFLQACQSLGVEPGVTLMVGDSPADFQMAKRAGAAGCIGISWRPASSDRLAGADVAIASLEEILIKS; this comes from the coding sequence TTGATCACCATTCAGTGTCGAGATATCAAATTCGAGCGCATTGAGGCAGTCATCTTTGATAAAGACGGGACCTTAGAAGACTCCGAAGATTTTTTAAGACTCTTGGGACACAAGCGATCGCGCATCATTGACGCTCGGGTTCCCGGAACCGGAGACCCCCTCCTCATGGCCTTTGGCCTCACCAATAACACCCTCGACCCCACCGGCTTACTGGCCGTCGGCAGCCGAGGCGAAACCGAAATTGCTGCCGCTGCCTACATTGCCGAAACCGGACGCGGTTGGCTGGATGCCCTAGAAATTGCTCGGGCTGCATTTGATGAAGCCGATGAGTTTTTCAAAAAAAATGCCACCCCTTCCCCCTTATTTGTCGGCTGCCTAGAGGCGATCGTCAATCTTTCCCAAGCCGGACTCAAACTTGGCATTCTCTCCGCAGCCAGTACCGAACGAGTCCAAGCCTTCGCGCAACATTATCAGCTAGATACCTATCTTCAACTTCAAATGGGAGTGGATTCTGGGCCAAGTAAACCCGACCCCGCTCTTTTTTTACAGGCTTGCCAGTCCCTCGGTGTCGAACCGGGGGTCACTCTGATGGTGGGGGATTCCCCTGCCGATTTTCAGATGGCAAAACGGGCCGGTGCAGCCGGTTGTATTGGGATTAGCTGGCGTCCGGCGTCTTCTGATCGCCTCGCTGGTGCAGATGTGGCGATCGCCTCTTTAGAGGAAATCCTCATCAAATCTTGA
- the metK gene encoding methionine adenosyltransferase, whose amino-acid sequence MTRRYLFTSESVTEGHPDKICDQISDTILDALLTQDPKSRVAAEVVVNTGLVLITGEITSQAQVNFVEVARKKIAEIGYTDAENGFSANSCSILVALDEQSADIAQGVDQAQETREQISEEELDAIGAGDQGLMFGFACNETPELMPMPISLAHRMSRRLAMVRKNGELPYLRPDGKTQVTVIYENGVPVGIDTILISTQHTPAIGEITDNLAVQAKIKEDVWERVVQCCFDDLQVKPDENTRFLLNPTGKFVIGGPQGDSGLTGRKIIVDTYGGYSRHGGGAFSGKDPTKVDRSAAYACRYVAKNIVAAGLAEKCEVQISYAIGVARPVSLTIETFGTGKVDEEKLLEVVQKNFELRPAGIIQTFNLQRLPLERGGRFYQDVAAYGHLGRTDLNLPWEQTDKVQLLQEALLPLAASV is encoded by the coding sequence TTGACTCGTCGCTACTTATTTACCTCAGAGTCCGTCACCGAAGGACACCCCGATAAAATCTGCGACCAGATTTCTGACACCATTCTCGATGCCCTGCTTACCCAGGACCCCAAAAGTCGGGTCGCCGCAGAAGTCGTGGTCAATACTGGCTTAGTTCTGATTACCGGGGAAATCACCTCCCAAGCCCAAGTGAACTTTGTCGAAGTCGCCCGCAAAAAAATTGCAGAAATTGGCTACACCGATGCCGAAAATGGCTTCTCTGCCAATAGCTGCTCCATCCTGGTGGCCCTCGATGAACAATCGGCTGATATCGCCCAAGGGGTTGACCAAGCTCAAGAAACCCGCGAACAAATTAGTGAAGAAGAACTCGATGCGATCGGTGCCGGAGACCAAGGGTTAATGTTCGGGTTTGCCTGCAACGAAACCCCAGAACTGATGCCGATGCCCATTTCCTTGGCCCATCGGATGTCGCGCCGACTGGCAATGGTTCGGAAAAATGGTGAACTGCCCTATCTGCGTCCCGATGGCAAAACCCAAGTCACGGTGATTTATGAAAATGGCGTTCCCGTTGGCATTGATACCATTTTGATTTCCACTCAGCATACCCCGGCGATCGGAGAGATTACCGATAACCTGGCGGTCCAAGCCAAAATCAAAGAAGATGTCTGGGAAAGAGTCGTTCAATGTTGTTTTGATGACCTCCAGGTGAAACCGGACGAAAACACTCGCTTTTTGCTCAACCCCACAGGTAAATTCGTGATTGGCGGACCCCAAGGGGATTCTGGCTTAACGGGGCGCAAAATTATCGTGGATACTTATGGCGGTTACTCCCGTCATGGGGGCGGAGCATTTTCTGGTAAGGACCCCACAAAAGTAGACCGGAGTGCAGCCTATGCTTGCCGGTATGTGGCTAAAAATATTGTAGCGGCTGGTTTGGCCGAGAAGTGCGAAGTGCAGATTAGTTATGCGATCGGTGTCGCCCGACCCGTCAGCTTGACTATCGAAACCTTTGGCACCGGAAAGGTAGACGAAGAGAAGTTGTTAGAAGTGGTTCAGAAAAATTTTGAACTGCGTCCGGCAGGGATCATTCAAACCTTTAACTTGCAGCGCCTACCTTTGGAACGGGGCGGTCGTTTTTACCAAGATGTTGCCGCTTACGGTCATCTCGGACGCACGGACCTCAACTTACCCTGGGAACAGACGGATAAAGTGCAATTGCTTCAAGAGGCCCTGCTGCCCCTAGCGGCGTCAGTGTGA
- a CDS encoding DUF3352 domain-containing protein, producing MASVLKRVTLPVLSVLVLTMGSAIQAQPGSAEVGPASPPAVTTVLPREISGVLLIDTRPHAWGELNRFLDLPPGFSGPGFLPYIPAEVNFARDIQPWLGDWTAIALMPGTPTMGGNSLQENGVMVAPIEDPTPIPNFVAQLREIQGEPRERQFQGVTLLEWPSQNIATTEGESLGSRSNGPIASSVIALFKQSKVPKLLPILAQTRPILPDGTPTAPEVPSPSRVPLPEQEGRPGLTIAIVPGYVAAAQHSAPLERWIASQDRGSSLATDPQFQQTLAHPERGRSLVMGYGLVPQLAQLLTAAAPNLNLGGGELGTAYNAMDVMVWMEPQGVRVQSRGFYNNPVPSTRVPATRTPKAVRLPASTYLTCSGSQDWWGAIGPILGQNFLTLPGLEQLSEFTQSTLNFNLRRDILPWMDGEITAFVFPTNQGFFPTMDENMKLGIGAIIETSDRQSAEDLLTQLDESITRQFSGVITLSRHQITENSVTSWDVINANGQTESLFAQGWISENTWMMTTGLGPFQELYPQPFQSLANAFTFQAALEPLPQPNLGYCYLNMGSFLAWINTFVPPEINASPEGQIVLNSLGKIRSLSGTGRVQNTYVQWDLLMFLSPRS from the coding sequence ATGGCATCAGTGCTTAAGCGAGTCACCTTACCAGTGCTTTCTGTTTTAGTTCTGACGATGGGTTCTGCAATTCAAGCGCAACCTGGATCAGCGGAGGTCGGACCGGCATCCCCTCCGGCAGTCACAACCGTGTTACCTAGAGAGATCAGCGGAGTCTTACTGATTGACACCCGCCCTCATGCTTGGGGGGAATTAAATCGATTTTTGGACCTGCCTCCGGGATTTTCGGGGCCAGGATTTTTGCCCTACATTCCGGCAGAGGTGAATTTTGCGCGGGATATCCAACCCTGGTTGGGAGATTGGACGGCGATCGCCCTGATGCCCGGTACTCCAACAATGGGGGGGAACAGTCTCCAGGAGAATGGGGTGATGGTGGCTCCCATTGAGGACCCAACCCCGATTCCTAATTTTGTTGCCCAATTGCGGGAGATTCAGGGAGAACCCAGGGAACGTCAGTTTCAAGGGGTGACCCTGTTAGAATGGCCCAGTCAAAATATTGCCACGACAGAGGGGGAGTCTCTAGGGTCCCGATCCAATGGGCCGATCGCCTCTTCTGTCATCGCCCTTTTCAAGCAGAGCAAAGTGCCTAAACTGTTGCCAATCTTGGCACAGACTAGACCGATTTTGCCGGATGGGACCCCGACAGCCCCAGAAGTCCCCAGTCCCTCCAGAGTTCCCCTTCCGGAACAGGAAGGGAGACCCGGGTTGACGATCGCGATTGTTCCAGGATATGTAGCGGCGGCCCAGCATAGCGCCCCCTTGGAACGCTGGATTGCCAGCCAAGATCGAGGCAGTAGTTTAGCGACTGACCCTCAATTTCAGCAGACCTTAGCGCACCCTGAAAGGGGGCGATCGCTGGTGATGGGGTATGGGTTAGTCCCTCAACTGGCGCAACTCTTGACCGCTGCTGCACCGAATCTTAATCTGGGTGGGGGTGAGTTGGGGACGGCTTATAATGCGATGGATGTGATGGTGTGGATGGAACCCCAGGGGGTCCGGGTTCAGTCTCGGGGCTTTTACAACAACCCAGTCCCTTCGACAAGGGTCCCAGCAACCCGGACCCCAAAGGCGGTCAGACTTCCCGCATCCACCTACCTTACCTGTAGCGGGAGTCAGGATTGGTGGGGAGCGATCGGCCCAATTTTAGGTCAAAACTTCCTCACTTTGCCCGGATTAGAGCAACTGTCTGAGTTTACTCAATCAACTTTGAATTTTAATCTCCGCCGAGATATCCTCCCTTGGATGGATGGCGAAATTACGGCTTTTGTTTTTCCAACAAATCAAGGGTTTTTCCCCACAATGGATGAAAACATGAAGTTGGGAATTGGAGCGATCATTGAAACCAGCGATCGTCAGAGTGCGGAGGACCTATTGACCCAACTCGATGAATCCATCACCCGTCAGTTCTCCGGAGTAATCACCCTAAGTCGTCATCAAATTACTGAAAATTCCGTCACCAGTTGGGATGTCATCAATGCCAATGGTCAGACTGAAAGTTTATTCGCTCAGGGTTGGATTTCTGAGAATACCTGGATGATGACCACAGGACTTGGACCGTTTCAAGAACTTTATCCCCAACCCTTTCAAAGTCTTGCCAATGCCTTTACCTTCCAAGCTGCTTTGGAACCTTTACCTCAACCCAACCTTGGGTATTGTTATTTGAATATGGGGTCGTTTTTAGCCTGGATTAATACTTTTGTTCCCCCAGAAATTAACGCCTCACCGGAAGGTCAGATTGTTTTGAATAGTTTAGGAAAAATCCGGAGTCTCAGTGGAACAGGTCGGGTGCAGAACACCTATGTCCAATGGGATCTGTTAATGTTTTTATCTCCCCGTTCCTAG
- a CDS encoding alpha/beta hydrolase codes for MNITSRFDINQRFSFLVKPFQQIWKRALSLGLAMVLAVTAAATINCDSAMAVDRIILIYGNSRETISIGDLRQFVREGTEPAEFRTRLGIIDRDIDALRFALGQEIPVSQDFLRRILNSTIGQFVLTRLEPVLGIAVEENVTQVIDAFVSAASNDSFTLLELLENYPEQQLSVSGPLLEEGYERISFLATDVLAIAQVVQTYLADVVCEDGLLGSDFDSKPVPELFSSAKSNNLGWSK; via the coding sequence ATGAACATAACCTCTAGGTTCGATATTAATCAAAGATTCTCCTTCTTAGTCAAACCGTTTCAACAGATCTGGAAACGAGCTTTATCCCTCGGTCTGGCAATGGTTTTAGCAGTCACTGCGGCGGCTACCATCAATTGTGACAGTGCGATGGCTGTAGATAGAATCATTCTAATATACGGGAACTCCCGGGAAACTATCTCGATCGGCGACTTGCGTCAGTTCGTTCGCGAAGGTACGGAACCCGCAGAATTTCGCACCCGGTTGGGGATCATTGATCGCGATATTGACGCATTACGGTTTGCATTGGGTCAGGAAATTCCCGTTTCCCAGGACTTCTTGAGACGGATTCTTAACAGCACCATCGGTCAATTTGTCCTCACCCGTCTGGAACCTGTTCTGGGAATTGCCGTTGAGGAAAATGTTACTCAAGTCATCGATGCCTTTGTTTCGGCAGCATCGAACGATAGCTTTACTCTCTTGGAATTGCTAGAAAACTATCCAGAACAACAGTTGAGCGTCAGTGGTCCGCTGTTAGAAGAAGGTTATGAACGAATTAGTTTCTTGGCGACAGATGTTCTGGCGATCGCCCAAGTTGTCCAAACCTATTTAGCTGACGTTGTTTGTGAAGATGGCTTGTTGGGCTCAGATTTTGACAGCAAACCCGTCCCCGAACTTTTCAGCAGCGCTAAGTCGAATAACTTAGGGTGGTCTAAATAA
- a CDS encoding alpha/beta hydrolase has protein sequence MKIKIKTFVTSLIQLPKKWVRFIALSLVVFLTSLSFVVFTPSPATASQVVVLTYGPQRIAIPMTELTEFGETGEASRVIRFLTGIADVDRDLFRTVLTQEIPASVRVLDRSLNFIVGELFLYEISQAIYPPSGRKGIEGLRSSLVLSAADDGRLSLLELLQKYPSQRVEIDARKLNQTYGQVQFLVEGAEKAAQFVRENFGDIIC, from the coding sequence ATGAAAATAAAAATCAAAACCTTTGTCACCAGTCTGATCCAGCTACCCAAAAAGTGGGTCAGATTTATAGCCCTCAGCCTCGTTGTTTTTCTGACCAGTCTTTCATTCGTGGTGTTTACACCTTCCCCAGCGACAGCCTCTCAGGTGGTCGTTCTGACCTATGGTCCCCAGCGAATTGCCATTCCCATGACCGAATTAACGGAATTTGGGGAAACCGGAGAAGCATCTCGGGTAATTCGATTTTTGACGGGAATTGCCGATGTTGATCGGGATCTATTTCGGACAGTTTTAACTCAGGAAATTCCGGCCAGCGTCCGAGTTTTAGACCGTTCTCTCAACTTTATCGTCGGAGAATTATTCCTCTATGAGATCAGTCAGGCGATTTATCCGCCCTCCGGTCGTAAAGGGATTGAAGGCTTGCGGTCAAGTTTGGTTCTTTCTGCTGCGGATGATGGCAGACTTTCCCTGCTAGAACTTCTGCAAAAATATCCGTCTCAACGGGTTGAAATTGATGCTAGAAAGCTGAATCAAACTTATGGACAGGTCCAGTTTTTGGTGGAAGGAGCAGAGAAAGCAGCCCAATTTGTTCGAGAAAATTTCGGGGATATTATTTGTTAA
- a CDS encoding M20 family metallopeptidase: MLTDIKTIAAKLAPRLIEIRRHIHSHPELSGQEYQTAAYVAGVLSSCGVHVREGVGKTGVIGELAGQVTDERMLAIRTDMDALPIAERTGLDYASQQAGVMHACGHDVHTTVGLGTAMILSELVDRLPGTVRFLFQPAEEIAQGAGWMIADGAMEQVTNILGLHVFPSIPGGAIGIRRGALTAAADDLEITIIGESGHGARPHEAIDAIWIASQVITTLQQAISRTQNPLRPVVLTIGQMNGGRAPNVIADSVKMLGTVRSLHPETHADLPAWIEKIVANVCQMHGGRYEMNYRRGVPSVQNDTEMTQLVESAALEAWGSDRVTYIPEPSLGAEDFSLYLEQAPGMMFRLGVGHPDKPNYPLHHPQFEVDESAIVTGIVTLAYAACKYWL; the protein is encoded by the coding sequence ATGCTCACTGACATTAAAACCATTGCTGCTAAACTCGCACCTCGCCTGATTGAGATTCGGCGACATATTCACAGTCATCCCGAACTCAGTGGTCAAGAGTATCAAACCGCTGCTTATGTGGCGGGGGTACTCTCTTCCTGTGGAGTTCATGTGCGCGAGGGGGTGGGTAAAACCGGGGTAATCGGAGAACTGGCGGGTCAAGTCACCGATGAGAGAATGTTGGCGATTCGCACGGATATGGATGCGCTGCCGATCGCCGAACGGACGGGGTTAGACTATGCCTCCCAGCAGGCAGGAGTGATGCACGCTTGTGGACATGATGTGCATACCACCGTTGGATTAGGGACGGCGATGATCCTCTCGGAACTGGTGGATCGTTTACCCGGGACTGTGCGTTTTTTATTCCAACCGGCAGAGGAAATTGCTCAAGGTGCCGGGTGGATGATTGCCGATGGTGCAATGGAACAGGTCACAAATATTTTAGGATTGCACGTTTTTCCATCGATTCCCGGGGGGGCGATCGGGATTCGACGGGGAGCATTAACCGCCGCCGCCGATGACCTAGAAATCACAATTATTGGGGAATCCGGACATGGTGCGCGTCCCCATGAGGCAATTGATGCGATTTGGATAGCTTCTCAGGTGATTACCACCCTCCAGCAGGCCATTTCCCGGACTCAGAACCCGTTGCGTCCGGTGGTTTTGACCATTGGTCAAATGAATGGAGGACGGGCACCGAATGTGATTGCTGATAGTGTGAAAATGCTCGGAACCGTGCGATCGCTGCATCCGGAAACCCATGCCGACTTACCCGCTTGGATTGAAAAAATAGTCGCCAATGTCTGTCAGATGCATGGGGGTCGGTATGAAATGAACTACCGACGCGGAGTCCCTTCGGTCCAAAATGATACCGAGATGACCCAGTTAGTGGAATCCGCCGCATTAGAAGCCTGGGGAAGCGATCGCGTCACCTATATTCCCGAACCCTCCCTCGGTGCCGAAGATTTTTCCCTCTATCTGGAACAAGCGCCGGGAATGATGTTTCGTCTCGGCGTGGGACATCCAGACAAACCCAATTACCCCTTACATCATCCTCAGTTCGAGGTGGATGAATCGGCGATCGTCACTGGCATTGTGACTCTGGCTTATGCGGCTTGCAAGTATTGGCTGTAA